In Micrococcus luteus NCTC 2665, a single window of DNA contains:
- a CDS encoding DUF2516 family protein, with protein sequence MHVALLFDHWLFRVLAIAALVLEVWALVDVVRRRPDDFARIGGRDRSFWLILTGVAAVVGLLGVLAGGGMGMFGLVAACVACVYLAGPRQDMGPALRR encoded by the coding sequence ATGCACGTCGCCCTCCTCTTCGACCACTGGCTGTTCCGCGTCCTGGCGATCGCCGCGCTCGTGCTCGAGGTCTGGGCGCTGGTGGATGTCGTCCGGCGCCGCCCCGACGACTTCGCCCGCATCGGGGGCCGGGACAGGAGCTTCTGGCTGATCCTGACCGGCGTCGCCGCCGTCGTCGGGCTCCTCGGCGTGCTCGCGGGCGGCGGGATGGGCATGTTCGGCCTCGTGGCCGCGTGCGTGGCGTGCGTCTACCTCGCCGGCCCCCGCCAGGACATGGGCCCGGCCCTGCGCCGCTGA